The candidate division TA06 bacterium region TGTTTGGCACAGCCATCCAGATACTGATGAGCTCTTTCTCGTGTTGAAAGGTGACATGGTGATTGATTTCAGGGATGGAGAGAGCCATTTGTCGGCAGGCGAGATGGTCATTGTTCCGAAAGGTGTTGAGCATAAGCCTTATGCGTTGGATGAATGCCATATACTCCTAATTGAACCTGCGGGGACAAGGAATACGGGAGACGCTGGAGGCGAACTCACCGCTGAGAATGACGTGTGGATATGATTGTGTGCATCCGGGTCAGATCTGACAGCAATTTCCTAGTTTCCGGGGCGGTAAGGTAGGGCGGAGGGAGTTTCTCAATTTCGGGTGTCAGATATGAGGGTGAGTTTTTTGGCGCGGGGGAGGTGGTTGATTTGGCGTTCGCGCTTTAGGGCTTCAGACCTGTTTTTGCATTGCTCCGTGTATACCAGCCTGACGGGGCGGCGCGAGTTCGTGTACCCTCCGCCCCTGCCCTTGTTGTGTTCTTCGACCCGTCTCTTCACATCCGATGTGATTCCCGTGTAGAGAGATGAATCGTTGCATTGGACGATATAGACGTACCACACCTTGTTTCACATAACCTCTCCTCTCCCTCGATGGGAGAGCCTGTCCTCCGCGAAGTAGGAGGGGATAAAGGTGAGGGTGACAACCTAATCCATATGGGTGTCGAGCATTTTGGTTTCCCGATCTTCGATCTTACTTCTACGATCTGAGATGTCGAAGTGTCCTCCATCGGCTTACGCCGATGAAGGATCAAATATGCCTCATCCCGTCTAACGACGGGATGGGCCTATTTGGCTCCCCGGGAGGGACTCGAACCCCCGACCTAGTGGTTAACAGCCACCCGCTCTACCAATTGAGCTACCGAGGAGTGTGGATTATATGTTGGACTACTGAATTATACGAAAACGAATACCAGATGTCAACCTAGACGCAATTGTCTGGATTCGAGAGGCTCAAGAAGGAAGCGCAGGTCGAGCCTCTCACTTCTTGGCTGGCTCATAGACATTTTCGCCGCCGGTCTGGCTTTCTCGCCACTCTATCTTCTCAGTAGCGATTTTCAGCAGGCATAACTCATCAGAAGTCGGACCGTCCGGGAAGAACTGTGAAGGATCCCAGGATACCAGGTTCCAGATCCTCTTCTTCTCATCCAGGCTATCGACTATTTCGGCTCTACCGAATACAGTGGCTGCCTTCTCTCCTGAAGGATATTCCACAAAAGTAAGACAAATCCTGGGATTTTGTCGTATCTGTTTGACTTTCCTCGAGGAATTAAAGGTTATCACCCAGATGGTCATGTCATCTTCAACTATGGGCGAGATTGGACGAACTACTGGCTGGTCTCCATCGCAGGTTCCCAGGTAGGCGTGGGCACAATTCTCCTTCATTATGGCCACCATCTTGTTTCGATCAGATGAACTCATGCTTCACCCCTTTTTTCTACTATCCTGATTATACAGTTCACGAACTCCCAAGAACACATCTTTCTTCACGTGGCTGAGTTTTTGTGCTAAGCGAAGAACGCCAGACTTCAGTTCTATGAGATAGACACCCGAGGCAACCGGAGTGCCGTGGGAGTCCGTGCCATCCCAGACCAATCGGTGTGTACCTCGCTGAAACTGTTCATCTGCCAGGTTGATCACACATCGGCCACTTGCATCACAAACTGATAGTGTCACGTGATTTTCCTGTCGCCTGGTATGCAAATTTGGCTTTCTATTTTGAGGTAGAGATTTACTCTTTAGGGTTTGACCGTAAACTGTCGAACGTGTAGAATGCTTCTTTAGAGAAAGGAGGAGTCATATGGGGATATATGTTATCCTTAGTCGGCTTTCGCCTGAAGCGTTCTCTGATCCCAACGACTTCAGACAGATGGCCACTTTGGTGTCTGAAAAGATCAAAAAGGAATGTCCCGGTCTGGAATGGAAGGCCAGTTTCGCGACTCTCGGACGCTACGATGTAGTTGACATTGTGGAAGCTCAAGATCACGAGCAGGTAGAAAAAGCAGCCATGGTTATACGCGCCTATGGACATTCGACGACCGAGACTCTGGTTGCGACGCCGTGGGAAGATTTCCTTAAGGCGCTTTAGCAGGCCGGCATTGCTTCACTCTGTCTTGCATCTGCCATATCTGTGAGTGGTGGATGCTCCTATAACAGGAGGAACACGAGATGGAAATGCTTGAAAGTGCAGGCGGTGCTCTTCGTTGGGTTCTGAAACTGAAAGCAGGTGAGAGCCTTTTGGTGGTAACAGATGAGGCGCGTCTGCCCATAGGTGAGGCATTCCGTGATGCGGCAAAAGAGATGGGTGCCTTAGCTGAGATTTATGTTCTTCCTGAGAATGAGCGTCCGCTCTCAGAGATACCCAGTGATCTTTCGGGTCTTCTGAAAGACAGAAGCGTCTTCATCAATACCCTTACTAGTTTTGCCGAGGAGACGCCTTTCAGAATCAAACTGATCAAGGCCGGGATTGCAGTGGGTGCGCGGGTCGGTCACGGCCCAGGTATCACAGAGGGTATGATGATAGAAGGCCCCATGTCTGTGAACTACCCGGAGGTGGCCGGGGTTGGAAGGCGGCTCATGGCGGCGTTCGATAACGCGAACAAAGTCCATCTTACTGCTCCTGGTGGAACAGATGTGACATTCAGCATCGCGGGGAGACCTTTTGAGACAGATCTTGAAATAACTCCTGGTCACATGGGGAATCTTCCACCGGGTGAAGTTTGGTGTGCTCCTGTCGAGGACAGTGCGGATGGCGTGATTGTGAGTGACGGGTCCATCGGCGATTTGGGTCAGGTGCCTTCAGCGGTCACCATTGAGGTTGAAGGAGGGAGAGCAACAGCCTTTTCTTGTGATCAATCGCCATTCTTGGAGAAGATAAAAGAACTGACATCAGTTGATGATATGGCTTCGGTCATCGGGGAATTCGGGATAGGCGTCAATCCGAGGGCAAGAATAACAGGGAACCTTCTTGAGGATGAAAAGGCAGGCAAGACGGCACATATTGCGTTCGGCAATAATGAGACCATGCCCGGAGGGAAGAACAAGTCCAAAACCCATAGAGACTTTCTCTTTCACAAGCCGACTATAGAGGTTACATATGCAGATGGTTCCAAGAATACAGTCATGAAACAGGGTGATGTGGTGGTATAGTTGCTGAGTTGTTTTGGGCATGGTGGTTGATACGATGTCTGGAAAAACGGAAGGAGGGAAAATGAATCGTCAAATCGCACTGTCTTTCAGTCTTGCGCTTCTCCTGATTCTGGGGTGCAGCCCGAAGGTGATGGTCCCTCCAAGAATCGATCTGGGAGAATACGGTGCTATAGGTCTGGTCAATTTTACGTCGAACGCTGAGGGGAACCTGGATGAGTATGCGACACAGAAGTTCCTTGAGATGGTGAGCGAGTCGCAGCCGAGAGCACGGTTCATAGAGCTTGGGAGCCAGAAGAAGCTGCTTGAGTCAATAGGGCGGGATGAGATGGATCGTGCAGCAGTTCAGGAAATCGGAGAGAAGCACAATCTGAGCGCGGTCATTTTTGGTGACCTGTATGTTGGCGATGTCGAACCGAAGATCAGGTTCAGTTTCGATTTCCTGCCGGCTAGCGTCGAGGCTGAGGTGGACGCTTCGATGAAGGCGAAGTTGGTGGATACGAAGGACGGCGCGACTGTATGGACTGCTTCAGCACGCGACAAGAATACTGTCGCTCATGTCAGCGTATTTTCTTCTGGCGGTTTCATTTTTGACGCAGAGGACCCCGATGAGGCATACGGAGATCTGGTCGAGTCGTTGGTCAAGGAAGTATCGAGGGACCTACGGGTAACATACAAATAGAAACATAAAGAAAATCACAAATTACGAATTACCAAGTACAAGACGAAATATGAATTCACATAGCAAGGCCCCGGTCTGCTGACCGGAGCCTTGGTCGTTTCTGGGAAATCACGCGAGCATCAAGGGGAGTAGGGCATGTTCCAGTTTGGTATGAAGTCATAGTCAGTTCTGCCTTGATATACTTGATGGGCAAGTTCAGGATGTGGGCCGCCGTCAAAGTAGAATGTAAGCATGGGCCTGTGGTGGAGCCACACGACCTTACTCGGGTGTTGCGCGCCGTCTGAAACGCGGACGAATTCGTGATAATGGACATAGCCTTTCTCTGAGTAGTCTTTTGCTTTATCCATTGACCACGTATCTATGATGGCACGAACGTTGAACAGAAGAATGCCATCGTCCTCCTGTGTTGCCCACCAACTGGAAGCGCCGAACGGTCCGGTATTGTAATGCTTCCCGACCATCCTGTTCATTCCAGCCATTCTCCACCAGTGTCCCGGAATGTCGCTTGCGCCGTTGGGTCCGTCCGGAGGTCCAGCCAAATAGTAATCCTCGCCATCGAGTTTGACAACGATCCCGTGCACGAATCCTTTGCCTTTGGCGAGGGCTGCTGCTCCTGACAACCCAATAACGAGAAGTATACCCAGGGCAATGTAACCGAGCTTTTTCACGATGCTACCTCTACTGTTGATTTTCCAAACCTATCCCTGGTGATGCAAATGACCAGGGGCTTCCGACTGCGTGCTCCAAAACTAAGAATTCTCGCCTCCTTTCCTATATGGGTTGAGCCACAAAATATGTAGATTTAGAAATTTGTCAAGTCCCGTGATAGGTTTCAATACGATTTTTTCTATTTTTTTGACAAAGGCTTTCTTCAATGGTTTTCTTGGGATACGTGAGAAGCGTAGCTTCTCAGTCCCTGTCGTTTTCACCCGCGGCCTACCCCATCAGGGGAGCTCGTGAGACGAGCCGGGAAGGGAGGTCTTTGGGTTGGGAGCCTGTTATGTGGGGAAGAGCGTTGACACAGCGCAAAAAGCACGTAGAATATCCTTACGTTTTTGAGGGTTTGTATTCCAGTCCGATCGCAGATAGAGGCTTTTGATCCAAAACGCAAGGAGGATGAATTGAAGAGCGCCATGATTGCCGCTTGCCTGATATGTCTAGCCGCCCTTGCCGTTGGAGGATGCAGTTCACCATTTCGGAGGTTGCCTGAGTCAGAGGTAGATGCCGGAATGAAATTAGTCGCTGAGCGTGTTGCGACAAAAATCCTCGAGTCGGAGAGAGATGGGCTGTTTGAGCCTCTGGGTGATGAGGCCACAGCCGCTGTGCGTTCAGGTCTAACACCGGAAGTACAAAAGGAATCTTACGAAAGCATCAAAGGCATGTATGGTGACTTTCAGTCCATGGAGTACGCGGAGACCTGGGTCCCTACAGATGGTTCTTTGCTTGTTATCTATCGCTTCAGAGGGCGCTTCTCCAAAAGTGACGCAAGACCGGAAATTCGGGTTGTGATGGATGGGGAAGGAAAATTGGCAGGCCTATGGCTTAAGCCGTGGAAGTCCAGAATTCAATAGACTTATCCTGTGATTCAGAATTGATAAGGATCCTCTCCGGAACGCGGTCCTGAACTATCCATAGCGAATTTCTGTGGGAGGCGTAATGCCTTACGCTCCTACAGACTTTGACCCCGGGGCGCGAAGAATGCTGGAAGCTGTTCTATGGCGTCGTGCTAGAAGATCTCAAAAGGCAGGGGAAGGTAGTGGAATGGAGTTAGTGTACGTGGTTTGTTATTCCATGGTGGATGCCCAACAGTGCTCTTTTTTTGAGGATAGCCATCCCGGCAGTAACAATCGGAGTGATGAAGGCTCAAGCTTTGAATCGCCTAACCGCTCAAGAGGGTACCAGATGAATTCGAGTTTGCTCTCCTTTGAAGGCACAGGAAGCCTGTGGTCAATATCAGAAACTGAGATAGAAAAAACAAGATTGATCTCGTGGCTAATTCCACCGGCTTCGTCCCATGCGTGTTCAATGGTGCCAAGATATCTCTCTACTTCTGCATCCAGATCCGTCTCTTCCTTGATCTCACGAATGAGTGCGTCTCTGGCTGGCTCCCCTTTTGTGATGTGGCCTCCTGGCAGGAATGTGTTGGCTTTTCCTATGGCGTGTGCAAGAAGGATGTGATTGCCTGACACCAGTACGCCTCTTACTATTACATCTATTGCCTGGTCAATCTGGGCCAATTTCCAGTACTCCTGCTCCTTTTATCTCGCTCCGCTTCAGCATCTGAAGCGCTTTATTTGCATCCTCCAGAGGAAAACTCTGCACCTCCGTTCTGATCGGTATTTCGCCTGCGTACCGAAGAAGTTCGCGCGCATCCTCCCTTGTGCTTGCGGTGACGCTGCGTATGGTACGCTCATCGTAAAGAAGTTTGTAGTCAGTTTCAGGTATTGGAGTCATGTATATTCCTGCGAGAGCAAGGGTGGCACCCTTGTCCATGACTCTGAGCGCGTCCAGCACGAGATGTCCTGCAGGCGCAAATATGATTGCACTCTGGATACTGTCAGGGGGATTGTCCTCTGCCTTCCCCACCCATGCTGCCCCTAGCTCAGTGGCAAGATCTCGATGCTCCTTGCTTCGAGTGAACACAGAGACTTCGCATCCCCAATGGCGGGCGATCTGGATTGTGACATGTGCGGAAGCACCGAAACCATAGAGTCCTAACCTCTGTCCGGGTTTGACCTCACTCAGTCTCAATGCTCTAAATCCAATGATTCCGGCACAGAGAAGAGGAGCCGCGGCAGTGTCACTAAAACTTTTTGGTATTGGGTATGCGAAGGCTTCCTTAGCCACTGCATATTCAGCATAGCCGCCGTCCACGTGGTATCCAGTAAACTGGGCATTCACGCAGAGATTCTCCAGCCCCCTTTTGCAGTAGTCGCACTCTCCGCAAGTGCAGGAGAGCCAGGGTACTCCCACTCTGTCTCCCTTCTTGAAGGTCGAGGTTTCGGGCCCGAGGCCTTCCACCAGTCCCACAATTTGGTGCCCCGGTATGAGAGGGAGTCTGGGTAGATCAAGTTCCCCTTCTAAGGTATGAAGGTCGGTATGGCATATTCCACATGCCTTTAATCTTATGAGTATCTCCCCCTTGCCAGGCTTTGGTCTTTCAACATCCTCAAGTCTGAGTGGATTCTCTTCGATCGGCCCAGGCGTGTTCAGCACCATCGCCTTCATAACGTAAATAGAGTATTGCATCGATAGTGACTAGTCAAGAGATTCTCACGCTGCACGCTCTACGATAGCAGTCAGCTCTCAGCTTCCAACAACCCAAAACCTCTGAACCACAGATTAGCACAGATTATCACAAGATTCTTTTTCTGGTTCGGGTTCAGCCATGAGGATATGGTTTGAATCCGTGTCAATCTCGTGTAATCTGTGGTTACAAGTGTTTTCAATTTCGCAATTTCGTGGTTTCGTAATCTCGTATTTTGTGTCAGGATCTTGTGTAATCTTGTGGTTGCAATCCATGACGTACAGCGACGGATGGGTGGAAGGGCTTGACTGCCAGGTGAGGGAGCGGTAACATAGTGAGAGAGAGGCGAAAAAGTGAGATTCAAGGGAATGATAATAAGACCTCCAAGTGAGGCTGATAGCTACCTCCTTCAAATAACCTACGGATGTTCGCACAACAAGTGCACATTCTGTCCTACGTACCTGGACAAAAAGTTTGGCGTCAGGCCACCAGAGGAGGTCTTTGAGGATATTGAGCTTGCCTCCAATAGTTACCCTCAAACTCGACGGGTCTTTCTTTGCGATGGAAACGCTCTTGTACTCCAGAACAGACGGCTCATGCCAATACTCGAAAGAATCTACACAGCATTTCCCAGTCTGCAAAGGGTGGGCATCTATGCCAATGCGCGTGATATATTGAGAAAGAGCATGGAGGAACTGGAGGAACTCAGGGAGAAGAAGCTTGACCTGATATACATGGGGCTTGAGAGTGGTAGCGATGAGGTTCTTCGGAAGGTGAAGAAGGGTTCGACTGTCAGGGAGATCATAGACTCCGTGAAAAAAGCGAGGCGCGCCGGAATAAAGGTTTCGGTCATAGGCTTGTTGGGTCTGGGGGGAAAGACACTATCACACGAACACGCAGTCAAGACAGGAAAAGCGGTGAGTGAGATGGATCCACTCTACTTCTCCTTGCTGTCGTTAATGCTTGTGCCTGGAACTGAGCTCCACACCGAGTGGGAGAGGGGTGAGTTTGAGATGCCAGAACCCATAGAGCTCCTGCAGGAGATGAAGATAATAATTGATAACCTTGAGGGTTTGAGCGGGTGCATCTTCAGAACGAATCATGCTTCCAACTACCTACCCCTGGCCGGAAGGCTTCCTCGGGACAGAGAGAAACTGCTTGCTACGATTGATAGTGCGGTTTCCCAGGGAGAATCGGCTCTGAGGCCGGAAAGCTGGCGAGCACTTTGACATTTCTGATGAAAAATAAACGGCACCCATATGGGGCGCCGTTTATCTCGCAAGGTTGAAAAGAGGAAGGCTTGAAACAGCGCGTCTCAAGACCTACCAATATGTTTTCTTCTTCCTTCTGGCTGCTGTTTTTCTTTTCTTCTTTTTCTTTGCTGTCTTCTTTTTCGGTTTTGCAGCGGCCTTCATCGATTTTTCTAGTTTCTTCACAGCGAACTTGGTCTTTTTCAGTTCTCTCTCAAGGCCGGTTGCCTTTTTTTTCTTCACCTTGATCATGTACTTGATCTGTGCAGCGGTCTTCTTCCTGGCCATGAGGTCCTCCTCCACTAGGTTTTGTATCCCACCGAGGTCAGGCGTGAATGCCCAACCTCATCCCTCCAACACCTCTTGAACCTCTTCAATAATAAGACAATCCACCTCCCTTCCTTCCAACCCCAGCGAAACAACACAAAAAAGAAAGGAACCCCCCGAGGTTCCTTCGTGAAAGGTTCCCTTCAACATAGGATTCCTAGACACATCTGTATTTTAGTGCGTTAAGGTTATGATTGCAACAGGAAATTACACAGTCATAAGAAAGAATTCCAATAACCAAGCACCAAATTACAAACAAATTCCAATGACAAAATCTCGAGCTCCAAACCGGAGCCGTCATCTGTTTGGAATTTGCGTCATTGGTTATTGGTCATTATTTGGAATCTGGTGCTTGGAATTCGTGATTTGGCCCTGGAGTCAGTTCATCCAGCAATGGGAGAAAAACAAGGAAATCAAATGTGTTGAACTGTTATTCAATAAGCACTAGAATCACAGCCTTATGATGGTTCATGATTGCACATGAGGATTGAGATGCTTGTTCTATTTGACATAGATGGCACACTGTTGAGAAGAGTTCCTCCCGAGGAAAGTGGCCGTAAGGTCTCGGTGAAGGAGGAGGCCTTCATGCATACGCTGAGGAGATTATGGTCTGTGGATGAAGGGTTCTATACCAGTGTCGTAGGAAGCAACCTCGAAGGAATGACCGACCTGACCATAATGGAGAAGCTGGCCGGAGGACTGGGGGTTGCGGCTGATCAAGTTCGCAGCCGCACCGAAGAGGTGAAAAAGGTCTTGATAGAAGAATTTGAAAAACTTGTGAAGAAATATGCTCCAACCAATGAGTATGTGATTCTGCCCGGAGTAAGGGAGTTGCTTGAAGAACTCAAGGCCCGACAGGCAAAACTTGGGCTGGCAACGGGCAATCTTGAGCACTTCGCGATGTATAAGATGAGGCTCATGAAGCTGGATCAGTATTTCACTCTGGGAGCCTTCGGGGATCACAGCTTTGAGAGAAGAGAGATTGTGAAGAAGGCTTTGAGAGAAGGTGCCCAGGAGAAATCGTTTCTCGTTGGGGATACCCCGGCTGATATTGAGGCAGGCCATTCCTGCAATATTGGTGTGATAGCGGTGGTCACAGGTAAGCACAGTCTGCAAGAGTTGGAAGCTTGCTCACCAGAACTGCTAGTCAAATCCCTGACCGAAAGAGACCGGATCTTGAGATACCTGGGTTTCTAGAAAGATTGCCTCTTCTCGTACGCTCGCAATTCCAATAACCAAGCACCAAATTACAAACAAATTCGAATGACCAAATCTCAAGCTCCAAACTAGAAGCGCCCGTTGTTTGGGATTTGGGGCATTGGTTGTTGGTGATTATTTGGAATTCGGTGCTTGGAATTTGTGATTTAAACGTAGACTTAGTTGAGTCAACAGAATCGGAGAGGAACCAAAAGATTGAATGAAAGCAAGGCCGGAGGCCACTCTGAGTAATTCCTCAGACGTGGAGCCATAGCGTTTTCTAGCATGCCCTTTCGTGTTTGCCTTCAATGAGAGCACGCAGAAGCTGAATCCGTCCGATGTGCAGCGCCGTATGCGCCGTGGTGATGAAAAGCCAGTGAGCCACGCTCAGGCGCTGATCTGAAGTAGATGGCACCTTGTGAAAATCTTCGTCAGTAAGTGCCCCGATGTACTCGTGACTTCTTTCGCGCACGTCCTTGACCCAGTCGAGAACATCCTGCACAGAACCCATCGACTGGCGGATCTTTTCAGTGGCGCACCACTCTGGACCGAAGACCTCGAACTGTTCGGGAATTATTGTAGGTTCAAGGCTCTGAAGAAACATTCCTATGTGCGATCGTTCTCTGTGCGCAATGTGTCCCACGTGCCAGAGAATGCAAAGGCTGTTTGGTTCTGGAACCCAGAAGAGTTGTTCCTCGGAAAGTCCGTCAATCTCCCTGAGCGGGTCTGCATACCAGAAGCCTCTGCCATAGAGAAAGTAGGCAAGATCTTTCCATTCGTGCATGAGTTCCTCCTTCTCGCTGCTCATTATCTTCTCATCCATTCTATAGCTTTTTTGGCTGCCTCCTCGGGAACTCTGTGGCCTCCCTCAAAGTCATAAGACGTGACGTCATAACCGTACTTTGTCAGGAAATCCTTTGCCTTGATGCCCGCCTCATGCTCAACTACTCCGTCTTCCGTGCCATGGGCTATGAACACTCTGAGACCCTTGGCACCTTTGACAGATGTGTCTGTTAGCCAGTCTTCATCAAGCCAGCCACCGAAGCATATCAAACCCTTAAAAAGAGGACTGTACCGTAGTCCCGTCGTATAGGTTTGAGCGCATCCCTGGGAAAATCCGAGAAGATATGCTTCGTCAATCTTGTAACGCTTGCGCAGATTCTCCACTACTAATGCAACGTAGTCGTCGGACATTGCCGAGGTCTTCTTCCCGAGTCCCTTTTGGCCCGGACCCCAAAGGCGCCAGCTGTACCCTATCTCTTTGCCAGAAGAGAATGGGTAGGGGGCTTGGGGTGAGGCGTATATGAAGTCGGGCTTTCCGAACTTCTCCCAGAGAGTTATGAATCTATCAGGGTTACTGCCGAGTCCGTGCAGTCCAACAAGAAGAGGATAGCTCTTGGTTGAATCATAATCTTCTGGCAAACGGATTCGGCACTTGAAAAGTGCAGGGGCATCGACGTGAATGATGTTTCCCAGGGCCTCGGTCTTTCTCTTTATCTGGGAGGCTATGCTGTCCACTACTGCATCAAATACTTTCTTCCCTCTTACTTTGTCGAAGTCGGGGTCTTCTTTTATGTGCTCGATGTCTTCAAAGCCCGCCGTGACCGATCTTTCAACATACTTGGCCGCGAGTGTGTCTTTCCCCAGAAGCCCATAGCAGCATGCAAGGTTGTATATGGAATTCGCATTGTTGATGTCGTATCTCAAGAAGACGAGGTAATACCTGGCAGCCTCCTCAATGTCTTTTGATTGATAGGCGTCGTATGCTTTCTTGGCGTAGTCTCTGAGATCCACGTCCAGGAAGTCCCCGATGTCTTCACGAAAAGGATCTATGATCTCCGGACGGGACCAATCAACATCTACTGCCTTTTCAGTCTGGGGTGGCTCACTGAACGCAGGGAAAGAAAAAGCAACGCACAGCAAACAAAAGATCCCTATCCATTCGCAAAGGGTACGCATCAAAATACCTCCTTTTCACGTGGAGGGCCCACAGTTTAGGATAATAACGAGGTCTGCAGAATGTTACGGATGGTTTTCAGGCTAGTCCAGATATTTCGCTTCACTTGAGCCGCGCTGGATGACATTGAACGATTCAGCAAGCTCACAGCCAAGGCTGAACCCGTTTACGGCCGAACTTGCCAGCTTCAGATTGAGGGCCTGCCATGGGCCATACATTTTCTCATAGATTGATGTGAACTGTCTTATCAGCTTCTCTTGAGTTGATATGTCCACATAACAAAGAGGGAACGGCGAGGTAGGCAGCCCCGGTGCAAGATATAAACTGATAATCTCCCGGTAGGGAGGCAAGGAGATCTCGGGAATCTTAAAACGTGCATAAGAGACTGCATCCAGGACGATAACCGAAGTATATCTGTGATCTGGATGTCCCGGACCGGTGGCCCAAAGCTGGTTCCAGGTTATGATGATGGTGGGCTTGATCTCCCTGATCAACTCGGCGACCTTCAGCGAGGCTTCTCTTGAAGGATAGATCGCGGTGTCCTCGAAGTCGAGACATCTGGCCTCTGCACCGACGAGTTTTGCGACCTCCTCGGCTTGCTTGGTCCGTGCGACTCTCTTCTCTTCATCAGTTCCGT contains the following coding sequences:
- a CDS encoding zinc-binding alcohol dehydrogenase family protein; protein product: MKAMVLNTPGPIEENPLRLEDVERPKPGKGEILIRLKACGICHTDLHTLEGELDLPRLPLIPGHQIVGLVEGLGPETSTFKKGDRVGVPWLSCTCGECDYCKRGLENLCVNAQFTGYHVDGGYAEYAVAKEAFAYPIPKSFSDTAAAPLLCAGIIGFRALRLSEVKPGQRLGLYGFGASAHVTIQIARHWGCEVSVFTRSKEHRDLATELGAAWVGKAEDNPPDSIQSAIIFAPAGHLVLDALRVMDKGATLALAGIYMTPIPETDYKLLYDERTIRSVTASTREDARELLRYAGEIPIRTEVQSFPLEDANKALQMLKRSEIKGAGVLEIGPD
- a CDS encoding GIY-YIG nuclease family protein; protein product: MWYVYIVQCNDSSLYTGITSDVKRRVEEHNKGRGGGYTNSRRPVRLVYTEQCKNRSEALKRERQINHLPRAKKLTLISDTRN
- a CDS encoding GYD domain-containing protein, whose amino-acid sequence is MGIYVILSRLSPEAFSDPNDFRQMATLVSEKIKKECPGLEWKASFATLGRYDVVDIVEAQDHEQVEKAAMVIRAYGHSTTETLVATPWEDFLKAL
- a CDS encoding PIG-L family deacetylase, with the protein product MTPVKKTLLSIFAHPDDELAAIGTIANHAKRGDRIIMACMTPGTRTSFLDGTDEEKRVARTKQAEEVAKLVGAEARCLDFEDTAIYPSREASLKVAELIREIKPTIIITWNQLWATGPGHPDHRYTSVIVLDAVSYARFKIPEISLPPYREIISLYLAPGLPTSPFPLCYVDISTQEKLIRQFTSIYEKMYGPWQALNLKLASSAVNGFSLGCELAESFNVIQRGSSEAKYLD
- a CDS encoding HAD family hydrolase; translated protein: MRIEMLVLFDIDGTLLRRVPPEESGRKVSVKEEAFMHTLRRLWSVDEGFYTSVVGSNLEGMTDLTIMEKLAGGLGVAADQVRSRTEEVKKVLIEEFEKLVKKYAPTNEYVILPGVRELLEELKARQAKLGLATGNLEHFAMYKMRLMKLDQYFTLGAFGDHSFERREIVKKALREGAQEKSFLVGDTPADIEAGHSCNIGVIAVVTGKHSLQELEACSPELLVKSLTERDRILRYLGF
- a CDS encoding cupin domain-containing protein; the protein is MGILGRIIGWPEPYREVFCGQENLSEKLGSFTDHWGPKIVGQLNDYHVKLVKIKGEFVWHSHPDTDELFLVLKGDMVIDFRDGESHLSAGEMVIVPKGVEHKPYALDECHILLIEPAGTRNTGDAGGELTAENDVWI
- a CDS encoding radical SAM protein, which codes for MRFKGMIIRPPSEADSYLLQITYGCSHNKCTFCPTYLDKKFGVRPPEEVFEDIELASNSYPQTRRVFLCDGNALVLQNRRLMPILERIYTAFPSLQRVGIYANARDILRKSMEELEELREKKLDLIYMGLESGSDEVLRKVKKGSTVREIIDSVKKARRAGIKVSVIGLLGLGGKTLSHEHAVKTGKAVSEMDPLYFSLLSLMLVPGTELHTEWERGEFEMPEPIELLQEMKIIIDNLEGLSGCIFRTNHASNYLPLAGRLPRDREKLLATIDSAVSQGESALRPESWRAL
- a CDS encoding leucyl aminopeptidase is translated as MEMLESAGGALRWVLKLKAGESLLVVTDEARLPIGEAFRDAAKEMGALAEIYVLPENERPLSEIPSDLSGLLKDRSVFINTLTSFAEETPFRIKLIKAGIAVGARVGHGPGITEGMMIEGPMSVNYPEVAGVGRRLMAAFDNANKVHLTAPGGTDVTFSIAGRPFETDLEITPGHMGNLPPGEVWCAPVEDSADGVIVSDGSIGDLGQVPSAVTIEVEGGRATAFSCDQSPFLEKIKELTSVDDMASVIGEFGIGVNPRARITGNLLEDEKAGKTAHIAFGNNETMPGGKNKSKTHRDFLFHKPTIEVTYADGSKNTVMKQGDVVV
- a CDS encoding NUDIX domain-containing protein, with amino-acid sequence MAQIDQAIDVIVRGVLVSGNHILLAHAIGKANTFLPGGHITKGEPARDALIREIKEETDLDAEVERYLGTIEHAWDEAGGISHEINLVFSISVSDIDHRLPVPSKESKLEFIWYPLERLGDSKLEPSSLRLLLPGWLSSKKEHCWASTME
- a CDS encoding DUF664 domain-containing protein; translation: MDEKIMSSEKEELMHEWKDLAYFLYGRGFWYADPLREIDGLSEEQLFWVPEPNSLCILWHVGHIAHRERSHIGMFLQSLEPTIIPEQFEVFGPEWCATEKIRQSMGSVQDVLDWVKDVRERSHEYIGALTDEDFHKVPSTSDQRLSVAHWLFITTAHTALHIGRIQLLRALIEGKHERAC